The bacterium genome includes a region encoding these proteins:
- a CDS encoding ATP-binding protein produces the protein MENPFVYGDVVKGQYFTDREEELKELKLDLSSGQNVLIFSPRRYGKTSLIIKVLDEFKREGFITVYVDLFRVTSIQSFIKIYTSSVTKASVTKLEEAVQFLKEHFPALIPRIVIKGQEPAEFEFDFEAAKKDAERLLDDLYDFPQRVAVKRKKRLIVVFDEFQEISTLNLSIERQLRAKIQHHDKVSYCFMGSKRHLMDELFQDKNKPLYKIAKAIPLGKIPSERFKTFIHSRFKSVDMRIESGLIDEILNVTARHPYYTQQLCHEIFNIAFSKEESVVISQKDINSARDKCIQAQSYAYATIWDSLAAKQKSLVVALYKEPGANIYSQDFLVRHSLGTAASIQTAVNALEKKGVLDRENGSYFVSDVFFIDWLRQKIA, from the coding sequence ATGGAAAATCCATTTGTTTATGGAGATGTAGTTAAAGGACAATACTTCACTGACCGCGAAGAGGAGCTTAAAGAACTAAAGTTAGACCTTTCTTCCGGCCAGAATGTGCTTATATTTTCACCTCGCCGCTACGGAAAAACCTCTCTGATTATCAAGGTGTTAGATGAATTTAAAAGAGAAGGTTTTATTACTGTATATGTGGATTTATTTCGGGTTACTTCAATACAGAGCTTTATCAAAATTTACACCAGCAGCGTAACCAAGGCCAGCGTTACTAAACTTGAGGAAGCGGTACAATTTTTAAAAGAACACTTCCCTGCTTTAATCCCAAGAATAGTTATTAAAGGCCAGGAACCGGCTGAGTTCGAGTTTGATTTTGAAGCCGCTAAAAAAGATGCTGAGAGGTTGCTTGACGATTTATACGATTTTCCTCAGCGGGTAGCAGTCAAAAGAAAAAAGCGCCTCATTGTAGTATTTGATGAATTCCAGGAGATATCCACCTTAAATTTATCTATCGAACGCCAGCTTCGCGCTAAGATTCAGCACCATGATAAGGTTAGTTATTGTTTTATGGGCTCCAAGCGCCATCTTATGGATGAACTGTTTCAGGATAAGAATAAGCCGCTCTATAAAATCGCCAAAGCCATTCCGCTTGGTAAAATTCCATCCGAGAGATTCAAAACTTTTATACATTCAAGGTTTAAGTCAGTAGATATGCGCATAGAGTCAGGTTTGATAGATGAAATCTTAAACGTTACAGCCCGCCATCCATATTATACCCAGCAGCTTTGCCATGAAATTTTTAATATTGCTTTCTCAAAAGAAGAGTCTGTGGTAATAAGCCAAAAGGATATAAATTCCGCAAGAGACAAATGTATACAGGCGCAATCATATGCCTATGCGACTATTTGGGACAGCCTGGCGGCTAAACAAAAGAGCTTAGTTGTTGCCTTATATAAAGAACCAGGCGCAAATATCTATTCTCAAGATTTTTTAGTCCGTCATTCTTTAGGCACAGCTGCTTCTATCCAAACAGCGGTCAATGCCTTGGAGAAAAAAGGCGTCTTAGATCGTGAAAACGGCTCCTATTTTGTTTCAGATGTGTTT